From a single Lewinella sp. LCG006 genomic region:
- a CDS encoding DUF6089 family protein, producing the protein MRHYILWCGLLWSVTLLAQPRAELNLLLGGSTYFGDLQVEDRIPNWDQVQFAPGLQFGLPISKSFLLRAGIQSASYEGADAFSEIAVIRERDFSFTGQLVEGSLQLVWEPFAQRRYPATGGYRNIVSPYFFVGAGLTFFEHSTRYGNPGIDGFPPKIQADIDAQESPAFVLPMGGGLRFDLSKHTSLGLEVGARKTFTDQLDGVSNSGRSDTDDWYVTGGVTVSYRWVTPDYDRDGFLDKDDACPEQAGVEYAKGCPDSDGDGLPDNVDLCPYQAGKLDARGCPDTDFDGVADFVDDCPDYPGAISAKGCPDADGDGLKDEQDMCPYCPAVNGLSGCPDADGDGIEDARDRCPNLAGTSEGEGCPYVDKDHDGVPDDEDQCPELAGSIATKGCPDSDGDGMIDAEDKCPLLAGTKDHGGCPEVSEAIKETLAVVTEAVQFETGSNQLKGSSQEKLDELVAILMAHPYYHLTISGHTDSQGKAADNLKLSQARAQACFEYLQSAGVNAERMAHEGFGESQPIASNTTKEGRRKNRRVAFELVVR; encoded by the coding sequence ATGAGACACTACATCCTTTGGTGCGGACTATTATGGTCTGTGACTTTGCTGGCCCAGCCGCGGGCAGAACTCAATTTATTACTTGGTGGAAGCACTTATTTTGGTGACTTGCAAGTAGAAGACCGTATTCCCAACTGGGACCAGGTGCAGTTTGCGCCAGGGCTGCAATTTGGGTTACCCATCAGCAAAAGCTTTTTGCTGCGGGCGGGCATCCAATCGGCGAGCTACGAAGGCGCAGATGCTTTCAGTGAGATTGCTGTTATCAGGGAACGCGATTTTTCCTTTACCGGTCAACTTGTGGAAGGGAGTCTCCAATTGGTATGGGAACCTTTCGCGCAGCGTCGTTATCCTGCTACTGGCGGGTACCGAAATATCGTTTCTCCCTACTTTTTTGTGGGGGCTGGTTTGACCTTCTTTGAGCATTCTACCCGGTATGGTAATCCAGGCATCGATGGTTTTCCTCCCAAGATACAAGCTGATATTGATGCGCAAGAATCTCCGGCATTTGTCCTGCCTATGGGGGGAGGGCTTCGCTTTGACCTGAGCAAGCATACGAGCCTGGGCTTGGAAGTTGGTGCGCGTAAAACCTTCACGGATCAGCTCGATGGGGTATCCAATTCAGGGAGATCAGATACCGATGATTGGTACGTGACCGGTGGGGTGACCGTTAGTTATCGTTGGGTCACACCAGATTATGATCGTGATGGTTTTTTGGATAAAGACGACGCCTGCCCCGAGCAGGCTGGTGTTGAGTATGCCAAAGGCTGCCCCGATAGCGATGGCGATGGCCTGCCCGATAATGTTGACCTATGTCCATACCAGGCAGGAAAATTAGATGCTCGTGGTTGTCCTGATACCGATTTTGACGGGGTGGCTGACTTTGTGGATGATTGCCCCGATTATCCTGGTGCCATCAGTGCGAAGGGATGCCCTGATGCGGATGGTGATGGCTTGAAGGACGAGCAAGATATGTGCCCTTATTGCCCCGCTGTCAATGGTTTGTCGGGTTGCCCAGATGCCGATGGTGATGGGATTGAAGATGCCCGTGACCGCTGCCCAAATTTGGCGGGCACCAGTGAAGGCGAAGGTTGCCCTTACGTAGACAAAGACCATGATGGCGTACCCGATGATGAGGACCAATGTCCCGAACTCGCTGGATCAATCGCAACAAAAGGTTGCCCGGATAGCGATGGCGATGGCATGATTGATGCCGAAGATAAATGCCCGCTACTGGCGGGTACCAAAGACCATGGCGGTTGTCCGGAAGTCAGTGAAGCCATCAAAGAAACCTTGGCTGTCGTGACGGAAGCCGTACAATTCGAAACGGGGAGCAATCAACTCAAGGGAAGTTCGCAAGAGAAGCTGGATGAGCTGGTTGCGATATTGATGGCACATCCTTATTATCATCTTACCATTAGTGGTCATACGGATAGCCAGGGTAAGGCTGCTGATAACCTCAAGCTGTCTCAAGCACGTGCGCAAGCTTGCTTCGAGTACCTTCAAAGTGCTGGTGTAAATGCCGAGAGAATGGCGCACGAAGGTTTTGGCGAAAGCCAACCCATTGCATCGAATACCACGAAAGAAGGTCGCCGCAAAAACCGGCGGGTTGCTTTTGAGTTGGTCGTTCGATAA
- a CDS encoding AAA family ATPase, producing the protein MSITSPFLHGPRVSTQAAYQYLQRLFTQPAHQVPPVCLWGKHGIGKTELILALAQEKSWPCRVINPAQFEEMGDLIGLPYLDHKEVGGALSRFAPPEWIPQGEGPGILLIDDFNRADDRILRGLMALWQARRLSSWALPEDWYILLTGNPEGQQYSVTPVDEATISRMLHLELVFDLESWTQWAQASGLPEKAIEFVRLHPESIDGEQTTARTLTFLFRLWQQYGQPMPPDPQLALLAHSAVGAQAAQAFVAFLANESIPLPSAADFLDANAAIQQSLLDQLLTGELPRVDRLATLGQRILDYLQTHPELSAQQAAGLEQFLLSPTLPADQRLVLLHGLSKQGHSVLGQLLRHGELSKLVLG; encoded by the coding sequence TTGTCAATTACTTCTCCTTTTCTTCATGGGCCACGCGTTAGTACGCAAGCTGCTTATCAGTATTTGCAGCGCCTTTTCACACAACCAGCTCACCAGGTGCCTCCTGTTTGCCTATGGGGAAAACATGGAATTGGTAAGACGGAGTTGATTTTAGCACTGGCTCAGGAGAAAAGCTGGCCCTGTAGAGTGATCAATCCAGCACAGTTTGAAGAGATGGGTGACTTGATTGGCCTCCCCTATTTAGACCACAAGGAAGTTGGTGGTGCGCTAAGCCGTTTTGCCCCACCGGAATGGATCCCCCAAGGTGAGGGGCCTGGCATTTTGTTGATTGATGATTTCAACCGAGCCGACGATCGCATTCTCCGAGGCTTGATGGCCTTGTGGCAAGCACGCCGCCTCAGCTCCTGGGCCTTACCGGAGGATTGGTACATTTTGCTGACGGGCAACCCCGAAGGGCAGCAGTATTCGGTCACGCCCGTAGATGAAGCCACCATTTCTCGTATGCTTCATTTGGAGTTGGTCTTTGACCTTGAGAGCTGGACCCAGTGGGCTCAAGCCAGCGGCCTGCCAGAAAAAGCCATTGAATTTGTACGGCTACATCCTGAAAGTATTGATGGCGAACAGACGACCGCACGCACACTGACCTTCCTCTTCCGGTTGTGGCAACAATACGGGCAGCCCATGCCGCCTGATCCGCAATTGGCATTATTGGCACATTCGGCGGTAGGGGCACAAGCTGCGCAAGCCTTCGTAGCGTTTTTGGCCAACGAAAGCATTCCGCTCCCCTCCGCAGCCGACTTTCTGGATGCCAATGCAGCCATACAGCAATCGCTATTGGATCAACTGCTCACCGGAGAACTCCCCCGCGTAGACCGCTTGGCCACCCTGGGACAACGCATCCTCGACTACCTTCAAACACATCCTGAGCTTAGCGCTCAACAGGCTGCTGGACTGGAGCAATTCCTGCTTTCACCCACCCTCCCAGCTGATCAGCGGCTGGTGCTCCTCCACGGCCTAAGCAAGCAAGGGCATTCCGTGCTAGGGCAGTTGCTGAGGCATGGGGAGTTGAGTAAGTTGGTTTTGGGTTAG
- a CDS encoding ribonucleotide-diphosphate reductase subunit beta, with protein MNENVEPILVENPNRFVLFPIQHDDIWAEYKKSEACIWTAEEIDLSQDLTDWTEKLNDDERHFIKHVLAFFAASDGIVNENLAENFVAEVQYTEAKFFYGFQIMMENIHSETYSLLIDTYIKDNKEKDYLFNAIETMDCVKKKAEWAMRWIDNGTFAERLIAFAAVEGIFFSGSFCSIFWLKKRGLMPGLSFSNELISRDEGMHCDFACLLYNDHIQNKLPKSQIRDIIANAVEIEKEFVTDALPVSLIGMNADMMCQYIEFVADRLLVALNVGKIFNAENPFPWMDLISLEGKTNFFEKRVGDYQKSGVMADRDSQVFSLDEDF; from the coding sequence ATGAACGAAAACGTAGAGCCGATCCTGGTAGAAAACCCTAACCGTTTTGTACTTTTCCCTATTCAACACGATGATATCTGGGCGGAGTACAAAAAATCGGAAGCTTGTATCTGGACGGCAGAGGAGATTGACCTGAGCCAGGATTTGACGGACTGGACAGAAAAGTTGAATGATGATGAACGCCATTTTATTAAACATGTACTTGCTTTCTTTGCCGCTTCGGACGGGATTGTAAACGAAAACCTGGCAGAAAACTTCGTTGCAGAAGTGCAGTATACGGAGGCTAAGTTCTTCTACGGTTTTCAGATCATGATGGAGAACATTCACTCGGAGACTTATTCCCTCCTGATTGACACCTATATTAAGGACAACAAAGAGAAGGACTACCTCTTCAACGCCATTGAGACGATGGACTGTGTGAAGAAGAAAGCCGAGTGGGCCATGCGCTGGATTGACAACGGCACCTTTGCCGAGCGGCTCATCGCTTTTGCAGCGGTAGAAGGTATTTTCTTCTCCGGTTCTTTCTGCTCCATCTTCTGGTTGAAGAAGCGTGGCTTGATGCCGGGCTTGAGTTTCTCCAACGAGTTGATCAGCAGAGACGAAGGGATGCACTGTGATTTTGCCTGCCTGCTGTACAATGACCACATTCAGAACAAGCTGCCCAAATCGCAGATCCGCGACATCATCGCCAACGCGGTAGAGATCGAAAAGGAATTCGTGACGGATGCCCTGCCAGTGAGCCTCATCGGTATGAACGCCGACATGATGTGCCAATACATTGAGTTTGTGGCCGACCGACTGCTGGTAGCCCTGAACGTAGGTAAGATCTTCAACGCCGAGAACCCCTTCCCCTGGATGGACCTTATCTCACTGGAAGGCAAAACCAACTTCTTCGAAAAGCGCGTAGGCGACTACCAAAAGAGCGGCGTGATGGCCGATCGGGATAGCCAGGTGTTTTCGTTGGATGAAGATTTTTAA
- a CDS encoding ribonucleoside-diphosphate reductase subunit alpha, whose product MEVVKRGGKREAVSFDKITARIKKLNYSLAKQVDHIEIAKKVIQGLYDGVTTTELDNLAAETAASMATDHPDYAILAARIAVSNLHKNTDKSFSETMKALYEYIDPKTGEPAGLISKEAYEVIWKHRDSFDSAIIYDRDYQFDFFGFKTLERSYLMRMDGNVVERPQHMLMRVAVGIHGDDIEKVLETYHLMSQKWFIHATPTLFNAGTPRPQLSSCFLLSMTEDSIPGIFETLDRCAKISQSAGGIGLSIHNIRAKGSYIKGTGGTSNGIVPMLKVFNDTARYVDQGGGKRKGAFAIYLEPWHADIFDFLELKKNHGKEEMRARDLFYAMWMPDLFMMRVKENGNWSLFDPNEAPGLFDVHSGEFEALYHKYEQEGRARKVVKAQDLWFAILESQIETGTPYILYKDAANRKSNQKNLGTIRSSNLCTEIMEYTSPDEVAVCNLASLALAKYVKKDGTYDFKRLYEVTRIVTRNLNKVIDVNYYPIPEARNSNMRHRPIGLGVQGLADAFILMRYPFDSPEARQLNKDIFETIYFAALTESCAMAAEDGAYQSYEGSPASKGILQYDMWDVQPSDRWDWAGLKKDIKKNGLRNSLLVAPMPTASTSQILGNNECFEPYTSNIYSRRTLSGEFVIVNKHLLRDLNRLGLWSDDMKHRLMAANGSIQNFDDIPQELKDLYKTVWEISQRVIIDMAADRGAFICQSQSMNLFVQNPTFGKLSSMHFYAWEQGLKTGMYYLRSKAAVNPIKFTVNAEAQASVKAENLAAVANGGSSISQATAAEEGQACSLDDPDCLMCSG is encoded by the coding sequence ATGGAAGTAGTAAAAAGAGGCGGAAAGCGGGAAGCCGTAAGCTTTGACAAGATCACCGCTCGTATTAAAAAATTGAATTATAGCCTGGCCAAGCAGGTAGACCATATTGAGATTGCCAAGAAGGTGATCCAGGGGCTTTATGATGGTGTGACTACCACGGAGCTGGATAACCTTGCCGCCGAGACGGCAGCGAGTATGGCGACAGACCACCCGGATTATGCGATCCTGGCGGCGCGTATTGCGGTTTCGAACCTGCATAAAAATACGGATAAGTCTTTCAGCGAAACGATGAAAGCACTTTATGAATATATCGATCCTAAAACCGGGGAACCGGCCGGACTGATCAGCAAGGAAGCTTACGAGGTCATCTGGAAACACCGTGACAGTTTTGACAGCGCGATCATCTATGACCGCGACTACCAGTTTGACTTTTTTGGTTTTAAAACCCTGGAACGTTCGTACCTGATGCGGATGGATGGCAACGTGGTGGAACGTCCACAGCACATGCTGATGCGGGTAGCGGTAGGCATTCACGGTGACGATATTGAGAAGGTGTTGGAGACCTACCACCTGATGTCGCAGAAGTGGTTTATTCACGCCACTCCTACCCTTTTCAATGCAGGAACACCACGGCCGCAGTTGTCGAGCTGCTTCCTCTTGTCGATGACGGAAGACAGCATTCCGGGTATCTTTGAGACGCTGGACCGTTGTGCAAAAATCTCGCAGTCGGCTGGTGGTATTGGACTGAGCATTCACAACATCCGCGCCAAAGGCAGCTACATCAAAGGCACCGGCGGCACCAGCAACGGGATTGTACCTATGCTGAAGGTATTCAACGATACGGCCCGCTACGTGGACCAGGGAGGTGGTAAGCGCAAGGGCGCTTTTGCGATCTACCTGGAGCCTTGGCACGCGGACATCTTCGACTTTCTGGAACTGAAGAAAAACCACGGTAAGGAAGAGATGCGTGCGCGCGACCTGTTCTACGCCATGTGGATGCCCGACCTATTTATGATGCGCGTGAAGGAAAACGGCAACTGGTCGCTGTTTGACCCCAACGAAGCTCCAGGTTTGTTTGATGTACACAGCGGCGAATTTGAGGCCCTGTACCACAAGTACGAGCAGGAAGGACGCGCCCGTAAAGTGGTGAAAGCCCAGGACCTGTGGTTCGCGATTTTGGAAAGCCAGATCGAAACGGGTACGCCTTACATCCTGTACAAAGATGCGGCCAACCGCAAGAGCAACCAGAAAAACCTGGGCACCATCCGCAGCTCGAACCTGTGTACGGAAATCATGGAGTACACTTCGCCCGACGAAGTGGCAGTGTGTAACCTGGCGAGTTTGGCCCTGGCCAAGTACGTGAAGAAAGACGGCACCTACGACTTTAAGCGCCTGTACGAGGTGACGCGCATTGTGACGCGCAACCTGAACAAGGTGATTGATGTGAACTACTACCCCATCCCCGAGGCACGGAACAGCAATATGCGTCACCGTCCGATTGGACTGGGCGTACAAGGATTGGCCGATGCGTTTATCCTGATGCGTTACCCATTTGATAGCCCTGAGGCACGCCAGCTGAACAAGGACATCTTTGAGACCATCTACTTTGCGGCCCTCACCGAGAGCTGTGCGATGGCTGCCGAAGATGGTGCTTACCAGAGCTACGAGGGTTCGCCCGCCAGCAAGGGCATTCTACAGTACGACATGTGGGACGTGCAACCCAGCGACCGTTGGGATTGGGCTGGACTGAAGAAGGACATCAAGAAGAATGGTCTGCGCAACAGCTTGTTGGTAGCACCCATGCCTACGGCATCTACTTCGCAGATCCTGGGCAACAACGAATGTTTTGAGCCTTACACTTCGAACATCTACAGTCGCCGGACGCTGTCTGGTGAGTTTGTGATCGTAAACAAGCACCTGCTGCGCGACCTGAACCGCCTCGGCCTCTGGTCGGACGACATGAAGCACCGCCTGATGGCGGCCAACGGCTCGATCCAAAACTTCGACGATATTCCTCAGGAACTGAAAGACCTGTACAAGACGGTCTGGGAGATCAGTCAGCGCGTGATCATCGACATGGCGGCCGACCGCGGCGCGTTTATTTGCCAGAGTCAGAGCATGAACTTGTTTGTGCAGAACCCGACCTTCGGTAAGCTTTCCTCGATGCACTTCTACGCCTGGGAGCAAGGCCTGAAAACGGGCATGTACTACCTGCGCTCGAAGGCAGCGGTGAACCCGATCAAATTTACCGTCAACGCAGAGGCGCAAGCATCGGTAAAAGCGGAAAACCTGGCGGCGGTAGCCAACGGCGGCAGCAGCATCAGCCAAGCCACAGCAGCCGAAGAAGGACAAGCCTGTAGCCTGGATGATCCGGACTGCTTGATGTGTTCTGGTTGA
- a CDS encoding AIPR family protein — MHRIIKSHLDNFVKSNALEQFDESEQFEMFVNHSVMSSKMIGIVDVENVTTGEGDDGTDGIAIIINEELIVSDDDARIVFNSERRNHDVDIVFVQSKRSESYDLGDFLKFKESILKFVNSDTYEVNEDIQQNARQVFDIVIDNVPKIRNGKPSFIGRYVTTGVYRNPEALELAKVEFVKQLEDIGYFSQVDFQFLGRNEITKLWVDTYSGVTSRLSMFSNAPLPSIVGIEEAYLAVVKAKDFINEILTNEDGNLRNNVFEENVRAFLGVDNPINTAIAETINNQETSSRFPVLNNGITIVSEDVRVQGSILHIQNYQIVNGCQTSNVLFENRNNIHEDLMVNLKVVETANEDVFSELVRATNSQTKVDETQFLSLRPVSKRIEDYFNTYEGQDGRLYFERRDKQYTGKDIPNVRIFSLNNTAKAVCAMFIERPDLSYRYPKRMYELYTEKIFSDDVKEIIFYTSSLALYRLYLLVAKADIPQNVRKFKWHIILLVRFIISGKEMPELNSRKMEGYCQKIIDVCAKSNDEVINIFNKAVAIINSIEDLTDDRLKRQSVMQEMIDKI; from the coding sequence ATGCATAGAATTATTAAGTCACATTTAGACAACTTTGTAAAAAGTAATGCTTTAGAACAATTTGATGAAAGCGAACAATTTGAAATGTTCGTTAATCATTCTGTTATGTCGTCAAAAATGATTGGAATAGTTGATGTTGAAAATGTAACAACTGGTGAAGGTGATGATGGAACTGATGGTATCGCAATCATAATTAACGAAGAGTTGATTGTATCAGATGATGACGCTAGGATTGTATTCAATTCAGAAAGAAGAAATCACGATGTCGATATTGTATTTGTTCAATCAAAAAGGAGTGAATCTTATGATTTAGGAGACTTTCTTAAATTCAAAGAATCAATATTAAAGTTTGTTAATTCTGACACTTACGAAGTGAATGAAGATATACAGCAAAATGCAAGGCAGGTATTTGATATTGTAATTGATAATGTTCCAAAAATAAGAAATGGGAAACCGTCATTTATTGGTCGGTATGTCACAACAGGAGTTTACAGAAATCCAGAAGCTCTTGAATTAGCTAAAGTTGAGTTTGTTAAGCAGTTAGAAGATATAGGATATTTTAGTCAAGTGGATTTTCAATTTTTAGGTCGAAATGAAATTACTAAGCTATGGGTTGACACATATTCAGGAGTGACCTCAAGGCTTTCTATGTTCAGTAATGCACCACTACCAAGTATTGTAGGTATAGAAGAAGCATATTTAGCAGTGGTAAAAGCGAAAGATTTTATTAATGAAATACTTACAAACGAAGACGGAAATCTAAGAAATAACGTCTTTGAAGAAAATGTTAGAGCATTTTTAGGGGTAGATAATCCCATTAATACTGCTATTGCTGAAACAATTAATAACCAAGAAACATCATCAAGATTTCCTGTCTTAAATAATGGGATTACAATAGTAAGTGAAGACGTAAGAGTTCAGGGAAGTATTTTGCATATTCAAAACTACCAAATTGTAAATGGCTGCCAAACATCAAATGTTCTATTCGAGAATAGAAACAACATACATGAAGATTTAATGGTAAACTTAAAAGTTGTTGAAACAGCCAATGAAGATGTGTTCTCTGAATTAGTAAGAGCAACTAATAGTCAAACGAAGGTAGATGAGACTCAATTTTTATCATTAAGACCTGTATCAAAAAGAATTGAAGACTATTTTAATACATATGAAGGACAAGATGGAAGGCTATATTTTGAACGGAGGGATAAGCAATATACAGGCAAGGACATTCCTAATGTGAGAATATTTTCACTAAATAATACTGCAAAAGCAGTATGTGCAATGTTCATTGAACGACCTGATTTATCATACAGGTATCCAAAGCGTATGTATGAATTGTACACTGAAAAAATATTCTCAGATGATGTCAAAGAAATTATTTTTTATACTTCATCCCTTGCCTTGTATAGACTATATTTACTAGTAGCTAAAGCCGATATTCCTCAGAATGTAAGAAAATTCAAATGGCATATTATACTTCTAGTAAGATTTATCATTTCAGGTAAAGAGATGCCAGAACTAAATTCCAGAAAGATGGAAGGATATTGTCAGAAGATAATTGACGTCTGCGCAAAATCTAATGATGAAGTTATAAACATTTTCAATAAGGCAGTTGCGATAATCAACTCAATTGAAGATTTGACGGATGATAGACTTAAAAGACAATCAGTAATGCAAGAAATGATAGATAAAATATAG
- a CDS encoding helix-turn-helix domain-containing protein, which produces MLEKSEKHPKSIAVLPFVNMSADRETDFFCDGITEEIINALAQIEELRVTSRTSAFFFKEKNIPITEIGEQLGVASLLEGSVRLAGKKMRITAQLIQADEDFHFWSATWDRNMDNLFEVQDEVSLEIAEKLREHFGHFEIKEHLVSKQTDNLDAYTLFLKGRYHFNKWNPEDIKTAIQFYEQALELDPKHPNSLVGLGDSYSFLATTGFISYEEGWGKCAELTHQALAINDRLPAAYYQLANLAFFTAADFEQSFQYIKKALEINANHVESQQFISFLYIVSGHKELAQKHIKLALSVDPLSQETLFFSAYLDYMLEDFTSALNKLNACLEVNPKNIPVHSVKPNCLLMMGQAEEVIHYHDNLPQDIIIPANEIGSRALGYAVLKDEEKVNYYQEQLVEFAKGDDSFTADIFLFLLYGQTGQTEHAFAWIKRAMKARNPLLLLRFADPLMNVIKEDPRYVEVQQQLFPSTLFSTKRSNKSKKALLDKKATSEYKLHLLSYIEEEAPYLNPDLSLRSMAEYLGLHPNQLSWLINECLGKNFNEFINHYRVEAFKRLAKDPANAHITVLGLAYESGFNSKTVFNTYFKKETGLTPKQFLKG; this is translated from the coding sequence TTGCTGGAAAAATCAGAAAAACATCCTAAGTCCATTGCTGTTTTGCCGTTCGTGAATATGAGTGCGGATCGGGAAACCGATTTCTTTTGTGATGGTATCACGGAGGAGATTATCAATGCCTTGGCGCAAATTGAGGAACTGCGGGTGACCTCCCGAACCTCTGCTTTTTTCTTCAAGGAGAAGAACATTCCGATTACGGAAATTGGAGAACAGCTTGGTGTGGCGAGCCTACTAGAAGGCAGCGTGCGCCTGGCAGGAAAAAAGATGAGAATCACCGCACAGTTGATCCAGGCCGATGAAGATTTTCACTTCTGGTCCGCCACCTGGGACCGGAACATGGACAACCTTTTTGAGGTGCAAGACGAGGTAAGTCTGGAGATCGCCGAAAAACTGCGCGAGCATTTTGGTCACTTTGAAATCAAGGAACACCTGGTGTCGAAGCAAACGGATAACCTTGATGCCTACACGCTCTTTCTCAAGGGACGCTACCACTTCAACAAGTGGAATCCGGAGGACATAAAAACAGCGATACAATTTTATGAACAGGCCTTGGAATTGGATCCCAAGCACCCCAACTCTTTGGTGGGGCTAGGCGACAGTTACAGCTTTCTGGCGACTACAGGCTTTATCTCTTACGAGGAAGGATGGGGAAAATGCGCCGAACTCACCCACCAGGCACTCGCCATCAATGACCGATTGCCAGCGGCTTACTACCAATTGGCCAACCTCGCCTTTTTTACAGCAGCCGACTTTGAGCAGTCCTTTCAATACATAAAAAAGGCACTGGAAATCAACGCTAACCACGTAGAATCGCAACAGTTTATTTCTTTTCTCTACATCGTATCGGGTCATAAAGAACTGGCGCAAAAACACATAAAACTTGCCCTTAGCGTCGACCCCCTTTCACAGGAAACGCTTTTTTTCAGTGCTTACCTGGATTATATGCTCGAAGATTTCACCAGCGCCTTGAACAAACTCAATGCTTGTCTGGAAGTTAATCCCAAGAATATCCCCGTGCACTCCGTGAAACCCAATTGTTTACTGATGATGGGGCAAGCCGAAGAAGTCATTCATTACCATGACAATCTGCCTCAAGACATCATTATCCCTGCCAATGAAATTGGTTCGCGGGCACTCGGGTACGCCGTTCTTAAAGACGAGGAGAAGGTAAATTATTACCAAGAGCAGTTGGTGGAGTTTGCCAAGGGAGACGATAGTTTCACTGCCGACATCTTTCTTTTCCTGCTCTATGGCCAAACCGGTCAAACAGAGCATGCCTTTGCCTGGATAAAACGTGCCATGAAAGCGCGTAACCCACTCTTGCTGCTGCGATTCGCCGATCCTTTGATGAACGTCATCAAGGAAGATCCGCGGTATGTGGAGGTGCAGCAGCAGCTTTTCCCTTCCACCTTGTTTAGCACCAAAAGAAGTAATAAAAGCAAAAAGGCGCTACTGGATAAAAAGGCTACCTCGGAGTATAAGCTGCACCTTCTCTCTTACATAGAAGAGGAAGCGCCTTACCTCAACCCTGATTTGTCGCTGCGTTCCATGGCGGAATACCTGGGCTTGCACCCCAACCAGCTTTCCTGGCTGATCAATGAATGCCTGGGCAAAAACTTCAATGAGTTTATCAACCACTATCGGGTGGAGGCTTTTAAGCGGCTGGCTAAAGATCCCGCCAATGCCCATATCACTGTATTAGGATTGGCTTACGAAAGTGGGTTCAATTCCAAAACGGTTTTCAATACCTACTTTAAGAAGGAAACGGGGCTTACGCCTAAACAATTTCTGAAAGGGTGA